A genomic segment from Candidatus Leptovillus gracilis encodes:
- a CDS encoding ferritin-like domain-containing protein, with protein MQHLNSLQDLLVHELNDLYSVEQQLVVALPKMVNAATSLELQDAFGQHLQQTHQHVNRLENIFADLGINKTGDECVAMKGLIKESEEAIRSMADTAVRDAALIASAQRVEHYEMAAYGCARTFADKLGYDEVAGLLQQTLNEEGDIDKKLTSIAEGSIFKTGINEKAMA; from the coding sequence TGACTTGTACAGCGTTGAACAACAGTTGGTCGTGGCACTGCCGAAGATGGTGAATGCAGCCACTTCTCTGGAGCTACAGGATGCGTTTGGCCAGCATCTGCAACAAACGCATCAACATGTAAACCGTCTGGAAAACATCTTCGCTGATTTGGGAATCAACAAAACAGGGGATGAGTGTGTGGCGATGAAAGGTCTCATTAAAGAGAGTGAGGAAGCAATTCGGTCTATGGCGGACACGGCCGTACGGGATGCGGCTCTCATTGCTTCTGCGCAACGGGTAGAGCATTACGAGATGGCTGCTTACGGGTGTGCCCGCACCTTTGCGGACAAATTGGGTTACGATGAAGTGGCTGGCCTGCTGCAACAAACCCTGAATGAAGAAGGCGATATAGACAAAAAACTGACCAGTATTGCGGAAGGGAGCATCTTTAAAACTGGCATCAATGAGAAGGCAATGGCCTGA
- a CDS encoding response regulator transcription factor gives MSAIRVLLADDHQLFRAGIASLLARERDIEVVGQARNGQEAVTLAQQLQPDVALLDIQMPLCTGLEAARQLLAQQASLKIIMLTISEKDEDLFTAVKAGAQGYLLKGSTSAQELVTAVRQVAAGEAIIASSLVPQLLAEFTALSKEPEPGPEEEGKDARPVLSERELEVLHLVSQGLKNREIAAQLFISENTVRTHLRNILDKLHVQNRVQAAAMLRQGVDDGRFPKFVH, from the coding sequence ATGAGCGCCATCCGCGTCTTGTTAGCCGACGATCACCAACTCTTCCGCGCCGGCATTGCCAGCTTGTTGGCACGGGAACGGGACATCGAAGTGGTCGGCCAGGCGCGTAATGGGCAAGAAGCGGTTACCCTGGCGCAGCAGCTTCAGCCAGACGTCGCCTTGCTAGACATCCAGATGCCTCTTTGCACCGGCCTGGAAGCGGCGCGGCAATTGTTGGCGCAGCAGGCGAGTTTGAAAATCATCATGCTCACCATTTCCGAGAAGGATGAGGATTTGTTCACGGCCGTTAAAGCGGGCGCCCAGGGGTATTTGCTGAAAGGGAGTACCAGCGCGCAAGAATTGGTAACGGCCGTGCGCCAGGTAGCCGCCGGGGAAGCGATCATCGCCTCCAGCCTTGTCCCCCAACTGCTGGCAGAGTTTACGGCGTTGAGCAAAGAGCCAGAGCCAGGGCCAGAGGAAGAGGGGAAAGATGCGCGGCCGGTGTTGAGCGAGCGGGAACTGGAAGTGCTGCACCTGGTCAGCCAGGGGCTAAAAAACCGCGAGATTGCCGCGCAGTTGTTCATCTCTGAAAATACCGTGCGCACCCACCTGCGCAACATCCTGGACAAACTGCACGTGCAGAACCGTGTTCAGGCGGCAGCGATGTTACGGCAAGGGGTGGATGACGGCCGTTTCCCCAAATTCGTCCACTGA
- a CDS encoding IS1 family transposase: MELDELWSFFGQKENKRWIWIALCRRTRQVVSFFIGDRGEESCWRLWQWIPPAYRHCHTFSDFWETYQQVFGLLGQDHQSVGKETGETAHVERWNNTLRQRLARFVRKTLSFSKSDEYHEIALRLFIHEYNSAVIS; encoded by the coding sequence TTGGAACTGGATGAATTATGGTCATTTTTCGGCCAGAAAGAGAATAAGCGCTGGATTTGGATTGCCCTCTGTCGGCGTACCCGTCAGGTCGTTTCCTTTTTCATTGGCGACCGTGGTGAAGAAAGCTGCTGGCGGCTTTGGCAATGGATTCCCCCGGCCTATCGTCATTGCCACACCTTTAGCGACTTCTGGGAGACCTATCAGCAGGTCTTTGGTCTGTTAGGCCAGGACCACCAATCAGTGGGCAAAGAAACAGGTGAAACTGCCCATGTGGAGAGGTGGAACAATACCTTACGGCAGCGACTGGCCCGTTTTGTTCGCAAGACCTTGTCCTTTTCTAAGTCCGACGAGTATCACGAAATTGCTCTCAGGCTATTTATTCATGAGTATAATTCAGCGGTTATCAGTTAA
- a CDS encoding site-specific integrase, which produces MERVKGVKQEGVRAGNWLTKEEAEKLVNTPVTRWRQEEIPLLKAIRDQTILAVMIGAGLRRAEVAGLTWEMVQQRDGRWAIIDLVGKRGRVRSVGIPPWVKVALDSWGQAARRQHGRIFLALNKDGSLAGSVRTKGGSLTDGHLTPQAIYNVVKEHVLAAGYTNRKGEAALAAHDLRRTAAALALKGGADLRQIQQMLGHASITTTERYLEPMRSLQVTAGDFIQIELALAANAPIPPV; this is translated from the coding sequence GTGGAACGAGTCAAAGGGGTCAAGCAGGAAGGGGTGCGCGCCGGCAACTGGCTGACCAAAGAGGAAGCGGAGAAGCTGGTCAACACACCAGTCACCCGCTGGCGGCAGGAAGAGATTCCCCTGCTGAAAGCCATCCGCGACCAGACCATCCTGGCGGTGATGATTGGCGCCGGGCTGCGTCGGGCAGAAGTGGCTGGTTTGACCTGGGAAATGGTGCAGCAGCGCGACGGCCGTTGGGCGATTATCGACTTGGTGGGCAAACGGGGCCGGGTGCGTTCGGTGGGCATTCCGCCTTGGGTGAAGGTGGCGCTGGACAGTTGGGGGCAGGCAGCGCGGCGACAGCACGGCCGTATCTTTCTGGCGTTGAACAAAGACGGCAGCCTGGCCGGGTCGGTGCGCACCAAAGGGGGCAGCCTGACCGATGGTCATTTGACGCCGCAGGCGATTTACAATGTGGTCAAGGAGCATGTGCTGGCGGCGGGGTACACTAATAGGAAGGGAGAAGCGGCTTTAGCCGCCCATGACTTGCGGCGGACGGCGGCGGCGCTGGCCCTCAAAGGCGGCGCCGACCTGCGGCAGATCCAGCAGATGTTGGGCCATGCCAGCATTACGACCACCGAACGCTACCTGGAGCCGATGCGCAGTTTGCAGGTGACGGCCGGTGACTTCATCCAGATTGAGCTGGCGCTGGCGGCCAATGCGCCAATCCCTCCAGTTTAG
- a CDS encoding AAC(3) family N-acetyltransferase codes for MGVTPGGVLLVHCAFSRVKPVENGPAGLIAALRAALDATGTLVMPSMTDDEETPFDPQTTPCMDMGIVAHTFWQLPDVLRSDSPHAFAAIGPHAPDITAPHPVAVPHGLDSPIGRVYARDGQVLLLGVGHSENTTIHLAESLAGVRYRLPKHVLVREGERVVRVEYGEIDHCCENFALADGWLDSHGLQRRGQVGHAAARLMRARDVVAVVVAQLRQNETLFLHPPGVDEECDAARASLMA; via the coding sequence ATCGGCGTAACGCCCGGCGGCGTCCTGCTGGTGCATTGCGCGTTTTCCCGCGTGAAGCCGGTTGAGAACGGGCCGGCCGGCCTGATTGCCGCCCTGCGCGCGGCCCTGGACGCGACCGGCACACTGGTCATGCCCAGCATGACCGACGATGAAGAGACGCCCTTCGACCCGCAAACGACGCCCTGTATGGACATGGGCATTGTGGCCCACACCTTCTGGCAGCTGCCGGATGTGCTGCGCAGCGACAGCCCACACGCCTTTGCCGCGATTGGGCCGCACGCACCGGACATCACCGCTCCCCATCCGGTGGCTGTGCCACATGGGCTGGACAGCCCGATCGGCCGCGTGTATGCACGGGACGGACAGGTGCTGCTGCTGGGCGTCGGCCATTCTGAGAACACGACCATCCACCTGGCCGAATCCCTGGCCGGCGTCCGCTACCGGCTGCCCAAGCACGTCCTCGTCCGAGAAGGGGAGCGCGTGGTGCGCGTCGAGTACGGCGAGATTGACCACTGCTGCGAGAACTTCGCCCTGGCTGATGGCTGGCTTGATTCGCACGGCCTCCAGCGCCGGGGACAGGTCGGACACGCGGCGGCGCGTCTGATGCGCGCGCGGGACGTTGTCGCCGTGGTCGTGGCGCAGTTGCGCCAGAATGAAACGCTCTTTTTGCACCCGCCGGGCGTAGATGAAGAATGCGACGCAGCGCGGGCGAGTCTGATGGCATGA
- a CDS encoding DUF4160 domain-containing protein: protein MPTVLQDGPYSCVFFSSDRGEPPHIHVKRDRQIAKFWLAPVSLAKNRGFASHELNEIARLVLRHEERLVEAWHEYFNY from the coding sequence ATGCCGACTGTTTTACAAGATGGCCCCTACAGTTGTGTGTTTTTCAGCTCTGACAGAGGTGAACCACCGCATATCCATGTAAAACGGGATCGTCAGATTGCGAAATTTTGGCTTGCGCCCGTTTCACTGGCAAAAAATCGTGGGTTTGCGAGCCATGAATTGAACGAAATTGCCCGCCTTGTTCTTCGACACGAAGAAAGGCTTGTGGAGGCATGGCATGAATACTTTAATTATTGA
- a CDS encoding CsbD family protein produces the protein MNSDILKGNWKQFRGEIQKQWGKLTNDDLDVINGEYEKLVGRVQERYGWNREQAERKLTDYFDRQPTN, from the coding sequence ATGAACAGCGATATTTTGAAAGGAAATTGGAAACAATTCCGCGGTGAGATCCAAAAGCAATGGGGCAAGCTCACCAATGATGATCTGGATGTCATCAACGGCGAATATGAAAAATTGGTCGGCCGGGTACAAGAACGCTATGGCTGGAACCGTGAACAAGCGGAACGCAAACTAACTGATTATTTTGATCGCCAGCCGACTAATTAA
- a CDS encoding IS1 family transposase yields MIHETITYECTRCGSLDIVKNGQTKQGKQKFHCRVCGAYGTLNPEVKYPPERREEIMRAYHERSSLRGLERTFGVCRQTVAQWLKKKPSNCLL; encoded by the coding sequence ATGATTCACGAAACCATAACTTATGAATGTACGCGTTGCGGTAGCCTTGACATTGTCAAGAATGGTCAGACGAAGCAAGGTAAGCAGAAATTTCACTGTCGTGTCTGTGGTGCTTATGGCACCTTGAACCCAGAGGTCAAATATCCACCGGAACGACGAGAAGAGATTATGCGGGCCTATCATGAACGATCCAGCTTGCGGGGCTTGGAACGCACCTTTGGTGTCTGCCGCCAAACGGTCGCCCAATGGCTTAAAAAAAAGCCGAGCAACTGCCTCCTTTAA
- a CDS encoding MerR family transcriptional regulator produces the protein MFKIGEFSRIGRVTVETLRHYDALGLLKPAQVDPFTGYRYYSAKQLHALNRIIALKEVGLSLDEVARILRENLTTDELRGILKTHLALTESAIESAQLRREQLQARLHFLNLEDNMPAYEIILKPVNAFTVAAIRQTVPTMEQMPQRCGEMFNMIASWLAGHGLPIGVPLTIYHNESYSRENIDTECAFTIPDTASDKAPVPPTPIIVRQMAACPQMATTIVADEFFQKVEGLTPAYNALAQWIEAHGYHIVGAPRELYYGSPERGDFTAEIQFPVAKE, from the coding sequence ATGTTCAAAATTGGCGAGTTTTCCCGTATAGGCAGAGTGACAGTTGAGACACTGCGTCATTATGATGCACTGGGTTTGCTCAAGCCGGCGCAAGTGGATCCCTTCACCGGCTACCGCTACTACAGCGCCAAGCAGTTACACGCACTCAACCGAATCATCGCCCTGAAAGAGGTGGGGTTATCCCTGGATGAAGTTGCGCGCATTCTCCGAGAGAACCTGACAACCGATGAGCTGCGGGGCATTCTGAAAACGCATCTAGCGCTGACCGAAAGCGCTATCGAGAGCGCCCAACTGCGCCGGGAGCAATTACAGGCTCGCCTACACTTTCTTAACCTGGAGGACAACATGCCGGCATATGAAATAATCCTGAAACCTGTCAATGCGTTCACCGTCGCGGCAATTCGCCAAACGGTACCCACGATGGAGCAGATGCCCCAACGGTGTGGCGAGATGTTCAATATGATCGCCAGTTGGCTGGCGGGCCACGGTCTGCCTATTGGCGTTCCCCTGACCATTTACCACAACGAAAGTTATAGCCGTGAGAACATTGACACCGAATGTGCTTTCACTATCCCCGACACGGCGAGCGATAAGGCGCCCGTGCCGCCTACCCCAATTATCGTCCGGCAAATGGCAGCTTGCCCGCAAATGGCCACCACAATCGTTGCCGACGAATTCTTTCAAAAAGTGGAGGGGCTGACGCCCGCGTACAATGCGCTTGCCCAGTGGATAGAAGCTCATGGTTATCACATTGTTGGTGCGCCCCGCGAGCTGTACTACGGTTCTCCCGAAAGAGGAGACTTCACGGCCGAGATTCAGTTTCCTGTGGCAAAAGAGTAG
- the dinB gene encoding DNA polymerase IV, whose amino-acid sequence MSTFGDTSPTVVWPRAILHLDMDAFYVNVHVLDHPADADIPLVIGGQPTSRGVVASASYAARRLGIRSAMPTSTAVRLCPHLKIVPANWPRIRECSRQVMDILAAYGPLEQVSVDEAYIDLSGWPDPLPLADEIRTAVKDNSRLPASVGLATSKLVAKVASDHEKPEGCTLVLPGSEAAFLAPLPARALWGVGPRTAERLAALGVTTCGQLAATDATTLRAQFGHQADDLRRRAQGLDDRPVQAERGQPKTISQEWTFDQDVADAVRLREQLQTQADSVARSLQTHGLAAHTVRVKFRWADFTTFTRQKSVSQPLDDAAGVYRLALAVWQEHWPPGQRMRLIGVGVSGLVAVEQRQLGLPFAGDE is encoded by the coding sequence ATGTCAACCTTCGGCGATACCTCTCCCACAGTCGTCTGGCCCCGCGCCATCCTCCACCTGGACATGGACGCCTTCTACGTCAACGTCCACGTCCTTGACCATCCCGCCGACGCCGATATTCCCCTGGTCATTGGCGGCCAGCCCACCTCGCGCGGCGTGGTCGCCTCGGCCAGCTACGCCGCCCGCCGTTTGGGGATTCGTTCGGCCATGCCCACCAGCACGGCCGTGCGCCTTTGCCCCCATCTCAAAATCGTGCCCGCCAACTGGCCGCGCATCCGCGAATGCTCCCGCCAGGTGATGGACATCCTGGCCGCCTATGGCCCGCTGGAGCAGGTGAGCGTGGACGAGGCGTACATTGACCTGAGCGGCTGGCCCGACCCGCTGCCCCTGGCCGATGAAATCCGCACGGCCGTCAAAGACAACAGCCGGCTGCCCGCCTCCGTCGGTCTGGCGACCAGCAAACTCGTCGCCAAAGTCGCCTCCGACCACGAAAAGCCCGAAGGCTGCACCCTCGTTCTGCCCGGCAGCGAGGCGGCCTTTCTGGCCCCGCTGCCCGCCCGCGCCTTGTGGGGCGTCGGCCCGCGCACGGCCGAACGGCTGGCGGCCTTGGGTGTCACCACTTGCGGCCAGTTGGCCGCCACCGACGCCACCACGCTGCGGGCGCAGTTCGGCCATCAGGCCGACGACTTGCGGCGCCGCGCCCAGGGCCTGGACGACCGGCCGGTGCAGGCCGAACGCGGCCAGCCTAAGACCATCAGCCAGGAGTGGACGTTTGACCAGGACGTGGCCGACGCGGTGCGGCTGCGAGAACAGTTACAAACCCAGGCCGACAGCGTGGCCCGGTCGCTGCAAACGCATGGTCTGGCCGCCCATACCGTCCGGGTGAAGTTCCGCTGGGCCGACTTCACCACCTTCACGCGGCAGAAGTCTGTCAGCCAGCCGCTGGACGACGCGGCGGGGGTTTACCGGCTGGCGCTGGCTGTCTGGCAGGAACACTGGCCGCCCGGACAGCGCATGCGTCTGATTGGCGTGGGGGTGAGTGGTCTGGTCGCGGTGGAACAGCGGCAGTTGGGATTGCCATTTGCTGGCGATGAATGA
- the msrP gene encoding protein-methionine-sulfoxide reductase catalytic subunit MsrP: MNIQKRFRSNIPSAEITPEAVYRSRRQFMQGASALATAVLLTACGAPQTSTPAPNDISGTSQSPSPVPTFTPAPDDLTSEQEILNYNNFFEFTVEKEEVAAKAQGLLTSPWEVAVGGLVRNPGAYDVDDLKRQFDQEERVYRLRCVETWSMVIPWLGFPLYKLLQLAEPLPEAQYVRFETLYNPEQMPGQKSDWYEWPYVEGLRLDEALHDLTLLATGLYGKDLQPQNGAPIRLVVPWKYGFKSIKSIVKIDLVAEQPTSLWMKASSHEYGFYANVNPDVPHPRWSQATERRLGETRRRKTLLFNGYEAEVAYLYAGMDLKQNF; encoded by the coding sequence ATGAACATACAAAAGCGATTTCGCAGCAACATCCCCTCAGCAGAGATCACGCCGGAAGCAGTTTACCGCAGCCGGCGTCAATTCATGCAAGGCGCGTCTGCCCTGGCAACGGCCGTGTTGCTGACTGCCTGTGGCGCACCTCAAACTTCCACGCCAGCGCCAAATGACATCTCTGGGACGAGCCAATCCCCATCTCCTGTGCCCACCTTCACCCCCGCCCCCGATGACCTGACCAGCGAGCAGGAGATTCTTAACTATAACAACTTCTTTGAATTCACTGTGGAGAAAGAGGAGGTTGCAGCAAAGGCGCAAGGGTTGCTCACTTCACCCTGGGAAGTGGCGGTGGGCGGGTTGGTACGCAACCCTGGCGCCTATGACGTAGATGACCTGAAGCGGCAGTTTGACCAGGAGGAGCGCGTCTACCGCCTGCGCTGCGTGGAAACGTGGTCTATGGTCATCCCCTGGTTGGGCTTCCCGCTGTACAAGCTGTTGCAATTGGCGGAGCCGCTGCCGGAAGCGCAGTATGTTCGCTTTGAAACGTTGTATAACCCAGAGCAAATGCCCGGCCAAAAGAGCGACTGGTATGAATGGCCTTATGTAGAAGGGCTGCGCCTGGATGAGGCGCTGCACGATCTGACGCTGCTGGCGACGGGGCTGTATGGCAAGGATTTGCAGCCACAAAATGGCGCGCCGATCCGCCTGGTTGTGCCCTGGAAATATGGCTTTAAGAGCATCAAATCTATTGTCAAAATTGACCTGGTGGCGGAACAGCCCACATCGTTGTGGATGAAGGCATCGTCGCACGAGTATGGCTTTTATGCCAATGTGAACCCAGACGTGCCCCACCCACGTTGGTCGCAAGCGACGGAACGCCGACTGGGGGAAACGCGCCGACGCAAAACGCTGCTCTTCAATGGATACGAAGCTGAAGTAGCGTATTTGTACGCTGGGATGGACTTAAAACAGAATTTTTGA
- a CDS encoding DUF2442 domain-containing protein, whose translation MNTLIIETEPTAVTIRVTDDELVISLLDGRRLSVPLAWYPRLLQAEPDERNNWRLLGEGYAIEWPDLDEHIGIEGLLAGRPSGENQASLNRWLASRSNRVV comes from the coding sequence ATGAATACTTTAATTATTGAGACAGAGCCTACGGCCGTAACCATTCGTGTGACCGATGATGAATTGGTTATCAGTTTGCTAGACGGCCGTCGCCTTAGCGTGCCATTAGCCTGGTATCCACGTCTGTTACAGGCAGAGCCAGATGAACGCAATAACTGGCGCTTATTGGGCGAGGGATATGCCATCGAATGGCCCGACTTGGATGAGCATATTGGTATTGAAGGGCTGTTAGCCGGGCGACCCAGTGGTGAAAATCAGGCGTCACTCAATCGTTGGTTAGCTTCCCGGTCAAATCGTGTCGTGTAA
- a CDS encoding cytochrome-c peroxidase — MQRKSFYVVLSLLLLLLLTACGQSEPEATAVPPTLAPDAYTRDALIAFKALPEVVTPTEYELTEELIALGRMLYYEPRISISQEISCNSCHLLDNYGVDSLQFSLGHDGKPVGRNSPTVYNAALHIAQFWDGRAADVEEQAQGPILASGEMGMPDPDYVLYVLNTIPGYLPLFEAAFPNDADPINYDNVGRAIGAFERYLITPGPFDALLNGDESALNEQEKRGLALFVSTGCTTCHYGEAIGGSRYAVLGQVTPYPAVTDEGRFAITGKEEDMHSFKVPSLLNIAKTGPYLHNGSITTLEEMVKIMATYQLGKELTDAQITDVVAFLNALTGELPLDYIVVPEFPPNGPDTPGPYEYEGTSSN; from the coding sequence ATGCAAAGAAAATCTTTTTATGTTGTCTTATCATTGCTGCTGCTGCTGCTGTTAACCGCTTGCGGTCAGTCGGAGCCAGAAGCAACGGCCGTGCCGCCCACCCTGGCCCCCGACGCCTACACCCGCGACGCCCTGATCGCCTTTAAGGCGCTGCCAGAGGTAGTCACGCCAACTGAGTATGAACTAACCGAAGAACTGATCGCGTTGGGGCGGATGTTGTACTACGAACCCCGCATCTCCATCAGCCAGGAAATAAGCTGCAACTCCTGCCACCTGCTCGACAATTACGGCGTAGACAGTTTGCAATTCTCGCTGGGGCATGATGGCAAACCGGTCGGGCGCAACTCCCCCACCGTCTACAATGCCGCCCTGCACATCGCGCAGTTCTGGGACGGCCGTGCCGCCGACGTGGAGGAGCAGGCGCAAGGCCCCATCCTGGCCTCTGGTGAAATGGGCATGCCTGATCCCGATTATGTCCTCTACGTCCTCAACACCATCCCTGGCTACCTGCCCCTGTTCGAGGCCGCCTTCCCCAACGACGCCGACCCCATCAACTACGACAACGTGGGCCGCGCCATCGGCGCCTTTGAACGGTATCTGATCACCCCTGGCCCGTTCGACGCCTTGCTGAATGGAGATGAAAGCGCCCTCAACGAGCAAGAAAAGCGTGGGTTGGCCCTCTTCGTCTCCACCGGCTGCACCACCTGCCACTATGGCGAGGCCATTGGCGGCAGCCGGTATGCCGTCTTGGGGCAAGTCACGCCGTACCCCGCCGTAACCGACGAAGGGCGCTTTGCCATCACCGGCAAAGAAGAAGATATGCACTCCTTCAAAGTGCCCAGCCTGCTCAATATCGCCAAGACCGGCCCTTACTTGCACAATGGCAGCATCACCACCCTGGAAGAGATGGTCAAAATCATGGCGACCTACCAGCTTGGCAAAGAGCTGACCGACGCGCAAATCACTGACGTCGTCGCCTTCTTAAATGCACTGACCGGCGAACTGCCGCTGGATTACATCGTTGTGCCCGAATTCCCGCCCAACGGCCCAGACACCCCTGGTCCGTATGAATACGAAGGCACAAGCTCGAATTAA
- a CDS encoding ferric reductase-like transmembrane domain-containing protein: MQKKRPFPTFQLLIHLLAWLPLLWLLWAYWQDQLGFNPVRTMTLRTGKTALILLLLSLTCTPLNLIFGWKWVYRLRRPSGVYAFFYAALHFLTFVGLDYGFDLALAADALRINRFALVGLASFLILLPLAVTSTRRAMLWMGEKRWRWLHRLSYLAAALAILHYALLVRQYYTQPIIFGAILALLLGVRLVVRRSASSKEQKFNI; this comes from the coding sequence GTGCAAAAGAAACGGCCGTTCCCCACCTTCCAACTCCTCATCCACCTGCTGGCCTGGCTGCCGCTGCTCTGGCTGCTGTGGGCCTATTGGCAAGACCAGTTAGGCTTCAACCCTGTACGCACCATGACGCTGCGCACCGGCAAGACGGCGCTTATATTGCTGCTGCTCTCGCTGACCTGCACGCCATTGAACCTGATTTTTGGTTGGAAGTGGGTGTATCGGCTGCGACGGCCGTCAGGCGTTTACGCCTTCTTCTACGCTGCCCTCCATTTCCTCACCTTTGTCGGGCTGGATTATGGCTTTGACCTGGCGCTGGCCGCCGACGCCCTGCGCATCAACCGCTTTGCCCTGGTGGGGCTGGCTTCCTTCCTCATTTTGCTGCCGCTGGCGGTTACCTCCACCCGGCGCGCCATGCTCTGGATGGGCGAAAAGCGGTGGCGCTGGCTGCACCGCCTCAGTTATCTGGCGGCTGCCTTAGCCATTCTGCATTACGCGCTGCTGGTGCGGCAATATTACACGCAGCCCATCATTTTCGGGGCGATATTGGCTCTGTTGTTAGGGGTGCGACTGGTGGTAAGAAGGTCAGCGTCTTCTAAGGAACAAAAATTCAATATCTGA